Proteins from a genomic interval of Chloroflexota bacterium:
- a CDS encoding restriction endonuclease subunit S, which translates to MDIRIDHLEAVQCILRKHLPAGVKVSVFGSRANWTSKHSSDLDLAVQGTAAIDHETMARLEIAFEESDLPYTVDVVDLNRIGESFRQIVESQRTLLPMYADGNKPMPTTGWHEVTLGNFAPFAYGKGLRSDDRISSGDVPVIGSNGIIGYHDKPLIDGPTIVIGRKGTVGAVYYSPVPCWPIDTTFYITGADSGLLRFRYYVLKSLPLQEMNADSAVPGLNRNDAHACLVRVPVESEQRAIAHVLGTLDDKIELNRCMSQTLEEMARALFKSWFVDFDPVRAKVALKQYALANHADPNAVPSGNGAAPGGEWTVERARAYLDAMDPQIADLFPDRLVPSELGEMPEGWEVKALGELVELAYGKALRAADRKDGTVPVYGSNGQVGWHDEKLVVGPGIVVGRKGNPGVVTWAHGDFYPIDTTFYVVPRNANFGVHFLFFALSIQDLPSVAADSAVPGLNRKLAYMNMQLLPNTPLVAEFNDYARDIFSRRHRLQSESRYLAAQRDALLPELMSGLR; encoded by the coding sequence CACCGCCGCGATCGACCATGAAACTATGGCTAGGCTGGAGATAGCCTTCGAAGAGTCTGACCTGCCATATACCGTCGATGTAGTTGACCTGAACCGTATTGGAGAGTCCTTCAGGCAGATCGTCGAGTCGCAAAGAACTCTTCTTCCCATGTACGCAGATGGCAACAAGCCGATGCCGACGACTGGTTGGCACGAGGTTACGCTTGGGAACTTCGCACCTTTCGCCTATGGAAAGGGTCTCCGATCGGACGACCGAATCTCGTCAGGAGATGTACCGGTCATAGGATCAAATGGAATAATCGGTTATCACGATAAGCCACTGATTGATGGGCCAACTATCGTCATAGGAAGAAAGGGGACTGTCGGTGCTGTTTACTATTCCCCTGTTCCCTGTTGGCCGATAGACACGACCTTTTACATCACAGGTGCCGACTCTGGCCTTTTGCGGTTCAGATACTACGTTCTCAAGTCACTACCTCTTCAGGAAATGAACGCCGACAGCGCAGTTCCGGGACTCAACCGCAATGACGCACACGCTTGTCTGGTGCGAGTGCCTGTTGAATCGGAACAACGCGCCATCGCCCACGTGCTGGGCACGCTGGACGACAAGATCGAGCTGAACCGGTGCATGAGCCAGACGCTGGAGGAGATGGCGCGGGCGCTCTTCAAGTCCTGGTTCGTGGACTTCGACCCCGTCCGCGCCAAGGTCGCTCTCAAGCAGTATGCCCTAGCGAATCACGCCGACCCTAACGCAGTGCCGAGCGGGAACGGCGCCGCGCCCGGAGGCGAGTGGACCGTCGAACGCGCCCGCGCCTACCTGGACGCCATGGACCCGCAGATCGCCGACCTCTTCCCCGACCGGCTGGTGCCCTCGGAGCTTGGGGAGATGCCGGAGGGGTGGGAAGTGAAGGCGCTGGGGGAGCTTGTCGAACTTGCCTACGGTAAGGCTCTGCGAGCAGCCGACCGAAAGGACGGCACCGTTCCCGTGTATGGCTCGAACGGACAAGTCGGCTGGCACGATGAGAAGCTTGTAGTGGGGCCAGGCATCGTTGTCGGGAGGAAAGGCAACCCCGGTGTCGTAACGTGGGCGCATGGCGACTTCTACCCAATCGACACGACCTTCTACGTGGTCCCAAGGAATGCCAATTTCGGGGTACACTTCCTTTTCTTTGCCCTTTCCATCCAAGACCTTCCGTCTGTTGCGGCAGATTCGGCGGTGCCGGGACTGAATCGAAAACTGGCATATATGAACATGCAGCTATTGCCTAACACACCACTCGTAGCCGAATTCAATGACTACGCGCGCGATATCTTCTCTCGCCGTCATCGTCTGCAATCGGAGTCCCGTTACCTTGCAGCCCAGCGGGACGCGCTCCTGCCGGAGCTAATGTCAGGGCTGAGGTGA
- a CDS encoding DUF2806 domain-containing protein encodes MSEQENDALNINLNSRAVEKLIDYTASGIGSTASFVFSRMMARRDAEAKLIAAEGEAKAKIAEAKTQADTMRIISKAQADARSTIISSEAVVGGEVTFGDLVEQRIQFQEQKRQSNIESVVQQAALELEDKEVQDDEVDHDWTARFFNDVQDVSSEEMQQIWAKVLAGEVERSGSTSIKTIGILKNLDKGTADLFRKLCSICVSISPDGGIIMDARIPALGGDAGTNALQKYGLSFDNLNVLNEHDLIISDYNSSYDYKMSVGIPLPGQAPPLWLRFPFRFQGRSWVLVPIKQRWVDKEFRLSGVALAQSGRELSRVVEIQPMKEYLEDFKKFLGQNDLNMAESGIHLPHQFQVPPE; translated from the coding sequence ATGTCCGAACAGGAGAATGACGCTTTGAACATCAATTTGAATTCTCGAGCTGTCGAAAAGCTGATCGACTATACGGCGAGTGGCATCGGCAGCACAGCTAGCTTCGTCTTTTCTCGCATGATGGCGCGACGTGACGCCGAAGCGAAGCTCATCGCTGCTGAGGGTGAAGCAAAAGCGAAGATTGCCGAAGCCAAAACTCAAGCAGACACCATGCGGATCATCTCGAAAGCGCAGGCCGACGCCCGTTCAACGATTATTTCCTCTGAAGCTGTTGTTGGTGGTGAAGTGACATTTGGCGATCTGGTCGAGCAGCGAATTCAATTCCAAGAGCAAAAACGACAATCCAACATTGAATCGGTCGTACAACAGGCAGCTTTGGAGCTAGAAGATAAGGAAGTCCAAGACGACGAAGTCGATCACGACTGGACAGCGCGATTCTTCAACGATGTTCAAGATGTATCCTCTGAAGAAATGCAGCAGATTTGGGCCAAAGTCCTTGCAGGCGAAGTAGAGAGATCTGGGAGCACATCCATCAAGACTATCGGAATTCTCAAAAATCTAGATAAGGGAACTGCCGATCTATTTCGGAAGCTTTGCTCCATCTGTGTATCGATCAGCCCAGATGGAGGTATTATCATGGATGCCAGAATCCCTGCGCTAGGTGGTGATGCGGGAACCAACGCGCTGCAAAAGTACGGGCTTAGTTTTGACAACCTGAACGTGCTCAACGAACATGATCTTATAATCTCCGATTACAACTCCTCGTATGACTACAAGATGAGTGTGGGCATCCCTTTGCCCGGTCAAGCGCCACCCTTGTGGCTGAGATTCCCATTTAGATTTCAGGGACGATCGTGGGTCTTGGTGCCAATAAAACAACGATGGGTAGACAAAGAATTCAGGCTGTCAGGAGTCGCTCTTGCTCAATCTGGTAGAGAGCTTTCACGCGTCGTGGAAATACAGCCTATGAAAGAATACCTCGAAGACTTCAAGAAATTCCTTGGCCAAAATGACTTGAACATGGCTGAATCAGGGATTCATTTACCACACCAATTCCAAGTACCGCCGGAGTGA
- a CDS encoding type I restriction endonuclease yields MDREKPNNNDWLAVNQFSVTENRNARRPDVVLFVNGLPLGVIEPLSRHISGRLR; encoded by the coding sequence GTGGACCGCGAGAAACCAAACAACAACGACTGGCTGGCGGTAAACCAATTCAGCGTCACCGAGAACCGAAACGCCCGCCGGCCGGACGTGGTGCTGTTCGTCAACGGCCTGCCGCTGGGCGTGATCGAGCCGCTGTCGCGGCATATTTCGGGAAGGTTACGATAG
- a CDS encoding Fic family protein: protein MAATQYHLGMFPPRNLDWARLVPEIGRAHSAVAAYGAMLESMPNTGVLISPLATQEAVYSNCIEGTETTLTEVLTFEADEDQPVDDPAKRHDVYEVVNYRIALAAANRQIEHIPLSLRLIRNAHRILMRGVRGRDKAPGEYRRIPNSVWIGPPGSTIESADFVPCPVEHLAGAMDAWEGFIHSDEPDPLVQLAIVHAEFESIHPFLDGNGRIGRLIVPLYMVAKGLLEAPHFYISGFLDQHRDEYYERLRAVSRDDDWTGWSGFFLKAVEEQANTNLARARSILALYDELKEWVVDETHSQYAVRALDWIFGKPIFRSSDFVRNSGIPAPTASRILRVLRDGDMLTVLREARGRRPAMLAFSRLLRVAEGGAAVASH from the coding sequence ATGGCAGCAACCCAATACCACCTTGGCATGTTCCCTCCTCGGAATCTGGACTGGGCCCGGTTAGTGCCTGAGATCGGGCGAGCGCACTCTGCGGTGGCGGCATATGGGGCGATGCTCGAAAGCATGCCCAACACTGGTGTCCTCATTTCTCCGCTTGCGACCCAAGAGGCCGTTTACTCAAACTGCATTGAGGGCACGGAAACAACCCTTACTGAGGTTCTGACCTTCGAGGCCGATGAAGACCAACCCGTCGATGATCCAGCCAAGCGACACGACGTCTACGAGGTCGTGAACTACAGGATCGCCCTCGCTGCTGCCAACCGCCAGATCGAACACATACCTTTATCGTTGAGGCTCATTCGCAACGCTCACCGCATTCTGATGAGAGGCGTCAGGGGGCGGGACAAAGCCCCGGGCGAATACCGCCGCATACCCAACAGCGTTTGGATTGGACCTCCTGGTTCGACCATCGAGAGCGCCGACTTCGTGCCCTGCCCTGTGGAGCATCTGGCGGGCGCCATGGATGCATGGGAAGGGTTCATTCACTCGGATGAGCCCGACCCGCTGGTGCAGCTGGCAATCGTTCATGCCGAATTCGAGTCAATCCACCCCTTCCTGGATGGAAACGGACGGATAGGCCGGTTGATCGTTCCGCTATATATGGTTGCGAAGGGCCTCTTGGAGGCGCCGCACTTCTATATCAGCGGCTTTCTCGATCAACACCGCGACGAGTACTACGAGCGGCTGCGAGCAGTGTCCCGCGATGATGACTGGACTGGCTGGTCCGGGTTCTTCCTGAAGGCCGTTGAAGAACAGGCCAATACCAATCTGGCCCGGGCCAGGAGCATCTTGGCACTCTACGACGAGTTGAAGGAATGGGTGGTTGACGAGACCCATTCCCAGTACGCCGTTCGAGCTCTCGACTGGATCTTCGGAAAGCCGATTTTCCGTTCATCCGATTTCGTGCGGAACTCCGGGATTCCCGCACCCACGGCGTCCCGGATACTACGAGTACTGCGCGACGGCGATATGTTGACCGTATTGCGTGAAGCTCGTGGGAGGCGGCCGGCGATGCTGGCCTTTTCCAGGCTCCTCCGCGTGGCGGAAGGCGGCGCGGCGGTTGCGTCTCACTGA
- a CDS encoding type I restriction endonuclease subunit R yields MTTVREADVESAALDWLSALGWRVALGPNTAPDTPAAERGDYSEVVLERRLRDALATLNPGLPVEAVDDAFRKLTRPEGSSLEARNRAIHRMLVNGVEVEYRDAEGRVVGSQVQVIDFESTANNDWLAVNQFSVTENRNTRRPDVVLFVNGLPLGVIELKSPADEDATIHTAWSQLQTYKAELPTLFAMNAALVVSDGLEARLGTLTAGWEWFKPWRTVSGEALADEHLTELQVLLQGVFDPRRFLAMVRDFIVFEDDGGALAKKVAGYHQFHAVRVAVQETVRAAGLPEGRVYDRAGRYEAGRRPGGDPGDRRIGVVWHTQGAGKSLTMAFYAGAIVREPEMQNPTIVVLSDRNDLDDQLFGIFARCQDLLRQPPVQAQDRADLRRKLSVNAGGVVFTTIQKFYPEEKGDTHPALSDRRNIVVIADEAHRSQYDFIDGFARHMRDALPNASFVGFTGTPIELQDANTRAVFGDYISIYDIRRSVEDRATVPIYYEGRLAKLELDESLRPKIDPDFEEATEGEEIERKEKLKTKWAQLEAVVGAEQRVKQIAEDIVTHFEQRLAALDGKAMVVCMSRRICIDLYRELVRLRPGWHDDDDAEGSIKVVMTGAASDPVDWQPHIRNKARREDLAKRFRDPADSLRVVLVRDMWLTGFDAPSLHTMYVDKPMRGHGLMQAIARVNRVFKDKPGGLVVDYLGLAQDLKKALATYTESGGKGETALDQNEAVAVMLEKYDVCHGLFHGFDWSLWTTGTAPQRLGLLPAAQEHILAQEDGKDRCLNAVRELSQAFALSVPHDETTRIRDDVGFFQAVRAALSKRAEGEARPEEELDFAVRQIISQAVAAGGVMDIFAAAGLDKPDISVLSEEFLAEVQGMRHRNLAVELLEKLLKGEVSTRRRKNVVQARSFAEMLEKTLRRYQNRAIEAAQVIEELIELARDMREANARGEQLGLSDDELAFYDALETNDSAVQVLGDETLRDIARELVDTVQGNVTIDWTMRENVRANLRRLVRRILRKHGYPPDKQEKATLTVLEQAEALSEDWAAT; encoded by the coding sequence ATGACCACCGTCAGGGAAGCCGACGTGGAGTCGGCCGCACTGGACTGGCTAAGTGCTCTTGGTTGGCGCGTGGCTCTTGGACCGAATACCGCTCCCGACACTCCCGCGGCCGAGCGCGGCGACTACAGCGAGGTCGTGCTGGAGAGACGGCTGCGGGATGCTCTTGCCACGCTTAATCCCGGCCTGCCGGTTGAGGCAGTGGACGACGCGTTCCGAAAGCTGACCCGGCCCGAGGGGTCATCGCTAGAGGCACGCAACCGTGCGATTCACCGGATGCTCGTCAACGGTGTCGAAGTCGAGTATCGGGATGCGGAGGGCCGCGTTGTCGGGAGCCAGGTTCAGGTCATCGACTTCGAGAGCACTGCCAACAACGACTGGCTGGCGGTGAACCAATTCAGCGTCACCGAGAATCGGAACACGCGCCGGCCGGATGTGGTGCTGTTCGTCAACGGGCTGCCCCTGGGCGTGATCGAGCTAAAGAGCCCGGCGGACGAGGACGCCACCATCCACACGGCGTGGAGCCAGCTCCAGACCTACAAGGCCGAGCTGCCCACGCTCTTCGCCATGAACGCGGCGCTGGTGGTTTCGGACGGACTCGAGGCCCGCCTGGGCACCCTCACCGCCGGGTGGGAGTGGTTCAAACCCTGGCGCACGGTCAGCGGAGAGGCGCTGGCCGATGAGCACCTAACCGAGTTGCAGGTGTTGCTGCAGGGCGTCTTCGACCCGCGCCGGTTTCTCGCCATGGTGCGCGACTTCATCGTGTTCGAGGACGACGGCGGCGCGCTGGCCAAGAAAGTGGCGGGCTATCACCAGTTCCACGCGGTGCGGGTGGCCGTGCAAGAAACGGTGCGCGCGGCGGGATTGCCGGAAGGGCGTGTCTACGATCGTGCGGGACGCTACGAGGCCGGCCGCCGGCCGGGCGGCGACCCGGGCGACCGCCGCATTGGCGTGGTGTGGCACACCCAAGGCGCGGGCAAGAGCCTGACCATGGCCTTCTATGCCGGGGCGATCGTCCGCGAGCCGGAGATGCAGAACCCGACCATCGTGGTGCTCAGCGACCGCAACGACCTGGACGACCAGCTCTTCGGCATCTTCGCCCGCTGCCAGGACCTCTTGCGCCAGCCGCCGGTGCAGGCACAGGACCGCGCCGACCTGCGCCGCAAGCTGTCGGTGAACGCCGGCGGCGTGGTGTTCACCACGATCCAGAAGTTCTATCCCGAGGAGAAGGGCGACACCCACCCCGCGCTTTCGGACCGGCGCAACATCGTGGTCATCGCCGACGAGGCCCACCGCAGCCAGTACGACTTCATCGACGGCTTCGCCCGCCACATGCGCGACGCGCTGCCCAACGCCTCGTTTGTCGGCTTCACCGGAACGCCCATCGAGCTGCAGGACGCCAACACACGCGCAGTCTTTGGGGACTACATCAGCATCTACGACATCCGGCGCTCCGTGGAAGACAGGGCCACGGTGCCGATCTACTACGAGGGCCGACTGGCCAAGCTGGAGCTGGACGAGAGTCTGCGACCGAAAATCGATCCAGACTTCGAGGAGGCCACCGAGGGCGAGGAGATCGAGCGCAAGGAGAAGCTCAAGACCAAGTGGGCGCAGTTGGAGGCGGTGGTCGGCGCGGAGCAGCGGGTCAAGCAGATCGCCGAAGACATCGTGACCCACTTCGAGCAGCGGCTGGCGGCGCTGGACGGCAAGGCGATGGTGGTGTGCATGAGCCGCCGCATCTGCATCGACCTCTACCGCGAGCTGGTGCGCTTGCGTCCCGGCTGGCACGACGACGATGACGCCGAGGGCAGCATCAAGGTGGTGATGACCGGCGCCGCGTCCGACCCCGTCGACTGGCAGCCGCACATCCGCAACAAGGCGCGGCGCGAGGACCTGGCGAAGCGATTTCGCGATCCCGCCGACTCGCTGCGGGTGGTGCTGGTGCGCGACATGTGGCTCACAGGCTTCGACGCGCCCAGCCTGCACACCATGTACGTGGACAAGCCGATGCGCGGCCACGGGCTGATGCAGGCCATCGCGCGCGTGAACCGGGTGTTCAAGGACAAGCCGGGCGGTCTGGTGGTGGACTACCTGGGCCTGGCGCAAGACCTCAAGAAGGCCCTGGCCACCTACACCGAGAGCGGCGGCAAGGGTGAGACCGCGCTGGACCAGAATGAGGCCGTGGCGGTGATGCTGGAGAAATACGACGTCTGCCACGGGCTGTTCCACGGCTTCGACTGGTCGCTGTGGACGACAGGCACCGCACCGCAACGGCTGGGGCTGCTGCCGGCCGCCCAGGAGCACATCCTGGCCCAGGAAGACGGCAAGGACCGCTGCCTCAACGCCGTGCGGGAGCTGTCGCAGGCGTTCGCCCTGTCCGTGCCGCACGACGAGACGACGCGCATCAGAGATGACGTGGGGTTCTTCCAGGCGGTGCGGGCGGCTCTTTCCAAACGGGCGGAGGGCGAGGCGCGGCCCGAGGAAGAGCTGGACTTCGCCGTGCGCCAGATCATCTCGCAGGCGGTGGCCGCCGGGGGCGTGATGGACATCTTCGCCGCCGCGGGCCTGGACAAGCCCGACATCTCGGTGCTGTCGGAGGAGTTCCTGGCGGAGGTGCAAGGGATGCGTCACCGCAACCTGGCCGTGGAGCTGCTGGAGAAGCTGCTCAAGGGCGAGGTGTCCACCCGGCGGCGCAAGAACGTGGTCCAGGCACGCTCCTTTGCCGAGATGCTGGAGAAGACCCTGCGGCGCTACCAGAACCGGGCGATCGAGGCGGCGCAGGTGATCGAGGAGTTGATCGAGCTTGCCCGCGACATGCGGGAGGCCAACGCCCGCGGCGAGCAGCTGGGGCTCTCGGACGACGAGCTGGCCTTCTACGACGCGCTGGAGACCAACGACAGCGCGGTGCAGGTGCTCGGCGACGAGACGCTGCGCGACATCGCACGTGAA